TCTCCTTGAGTATATTCCTCTTTTCTAATTGTATATTCTATATTATCCTTGCTGTATGATGAAGCAGTGCCGTATCCATGACCGAATCCATATCTAATCCCTGCTATAACAGTTGAATTTGCGCTAATTGAACCTGAACTTAATGTTAACCCGTACTTGTCAATATGAGTTGCCTGGGCAGCGTGAATATCTTCAACTTTTGGCGCAGAGGATAAATCAGTAAAAATACCGGCCCGCAAAGGTATCTTGGGTGTAATCATATACTCCATCCCCAGGTTTCCGTTCAATAATTCATTAAGAATAACTTTTCTTGAAGCATCTACTGATTTAAGATTGTCATCTAATGCTTTAGTTACTTCAGCATAATTAACCGGGCCATAGTATGATAGGTCAAGGGCTATAGTTAAACGCTCTGAAGGGAAGTAGGCCATTCCGAGCGTAGATGAATAGGGCAGTTTCCTTGTATAAGACACTGTCCCCTCCGCATTTCCCCGGCTGAATGCTTTTACAGTTACCGGGCTGTCATTACTTATATTACTCATATATACAACCTGGCGAACCTTCACTTCTTCAGAAATTTCAGCGGTTGGTTTTAATGAAAGCCCTATCCTGAATTTGTCTCCTATCCTGTATAGTACGCCGAATTTCCCTGTAACTCCTGTTCCTGAACCATTAAGGCTGCGGCTGTTTTCTAATAATAAGGTATAAGCCTTACTATCAGAAGAATCTGTATATTCTGTATCCCAGTAATTATAAACATTTTCCGTAAAATTGTTGTATAAAAAGTATAAAGAGAACCCTGCCGACAGACTTTTGTTGACATTAAATGAGTAACTGGGGCCAAGGAGGTATGTCTTTGATTCAAATATTCTATCAGCCCTTGCAGTATTCCAGTCATAACCAAGCAGGTGTTCATTAGAATAGAGCTCATGTAGTTCAAAATTATCAGACTCCGGCACAACAATAGAG
This region of Nitrospirota bacterium genomic DNA includes:
- a CDS encoding outer membrane protein transport protein; the encoded protein is MSYGDFRMTNNMPHFFLILIISILSLPGISFAGVYNYQEVLIGEKAAGMGGAFTALADDATATYYNPAGIIQIPFNSMSASANVITYKIRNGKFFLKDNEKLRSFDFIPTFWGVTATTFLGNVGFSIVVPESDNFELHELYSNEHLLGYDWNTARADRIFESKTYLLGPSYSFNVNKSLSAGFSLYFLYNNFTENVYNYWDTEYTDSSDSKAYTLLLENSRSLNGSGTGVTGKFGVLYRIGDKFRIGLSLKPTAEISEEVKVRQVVYMSNISNDSPVTVKAFSRGNAEGTVSYTRKLPYSSTLGMAYFPSERLTIALDLSYYGPVNYAEVTKALDDNLKSVDASRKVILNELLNGNLGMEYMITPKIPLRAGIFTDLSSAPKVEDIHAAQATHIDKYGLTLSSGSISANSTVIAGIRYGFGHGYGTASSYSKDNIEYTIRKEEYTQGDLALFISGTYMF